Proteins found in one Pseudomonas mosselii genomic segment:
- the chrA gene encoding chromate efflux transporter, with translation MVDTPSAVSTQPPSQDTRQPVSLYEAFLFWLKLGFISFGGPAGQISIMHQELVERRRWISEKRFLHALNYCMLLPGPEAQQLATYIGWLMHRSWGGVIAGALFVLPSLFILIGLSWVYIAFGEVPVVAGIFYGIKPAVTAIVVHAAHRIGSRALKHGWLWAMAGASFVAIFALNVPFPLIVLVAAIIGYVGGRLAPAQFVIGGGHGTAKHNHGPALIDDDTPAPTHARFGWGHLLRLLVVGAALWVLPMGLLTLSFGWGATLPQMGWFFTKAALLTFGGAYAVLPYVYQGAVGHYGWLTPTQMIDGLALGETTPGPLIMVVAFVGFVGGYVHPMFGTEHPFLAGAVAASLVTWFTFLPSFLFILAGGPLVESTHNEMKFTAPLTGITAAVVGVILNLALFFGYHVLWPKGFSGAFDWPSAVIAFAAAVALFRFKRGVIQVLFACAVAGLAVHLLRA, from the coding sequence ATGGTTGATACTCCCTCCGCTGTGAGCACACAGCCACCTTCGCAAGACACCCGGCAGCCGGTCAGTTTGTATGAAGCCTTCCTGTTCTGGCTCAAGTTGGGATTCATCAGTTTCGGCGGGCCCGCCGGGCAGATCTCGATCATGCATCAGGAGCTGGTCGAGCGCCGGCGCTGGATCAGCGAGAAGCGGTTCTTGCATGCGCTGAATTACTGCATGTTGTTGCCCGGCCCTGAGGCTCAGCAGCTGGCCACCTACATCGGCTGGCTCATGCACCGCTCCTGGGGCGGGGTGATTGCCGGCGCGTTGTTCGTATTGCCTTCACTGTTCATCCTGATCGGTCTGTCCTGGGTCTATATCGCCTTCGGTGAGGTCCCGGTAGTGGCAGGGATCTTCTATGGCATCAAGCCGGCGGTCACGGCAATCGTCGTCCACGCAGCCCACCGGATCGGTTCGCGCGCGTTGAAGCATGGCTGGTTATGGGCCATGGCCGGCGCCTCGTTCGTTGCCATCTTCGCCCTCAACGTGCCGTTCCCGCTGATCGTGCTGGTGGCCGCGATCATCGGTTATGTGGGAGGCCGCCTTGCCCCAGCCCAGTTCGTGATCGGTGGCGGTCACGGAACCGCAAAGCATAACCATGGCCCGGCACTGATCGATGACGACACCCCGGCTCCCACGCACGCCCGATTCGGTTGGGGGCACCTGTTGCGCCTGCTTGTGGTCGGTGCCGCACTCTGGGTCCTGCCCATGGGGCTGCTGACGCTGTCGTTTGGCTGGGGCGCAACCCTGCCACAGATGGGCTGGTTCTTCACCAAGGCCGCACTGCTGACCTTTGGTGGTGCCTACGCGGTGCTGCCCTATGTCTACCAGGGCGCTGTCGGACACTACGGCTGGCTGACGCCGACCCAGATGATCGATGGCCTCGCCTTGGGAGAAACGACGCCGGGACCACTGATCATGGTGGTCGCCTTTGTCGGTTTCGTTGGGGGCTACGTGCATCCCATGTTCGGTACCGAGCACCCGTTTCTTGCCGGTGCGGTCGCGGCGAGCCTGGTCACCTGGTTCACGTTCCTGCCATCATTCCTCTTCATCCTCGCCGGTGGCCCGTTGGTGGAGTCGACGCACAACGAGATGAAGTTCACCGCACCGCTGACCGGCATCACCGCGGCGGTCGTGGGCGTGATCCTGAACCTGGCCCTGTTCTTTGGCTACCACGTGCTTTGGCCAAAGGGTTTCAGTGGGGCATTCGACTGGCCCTCAGCGGTGATCGCGTTTGCTGCGGCAGTCGCCTTGTTCCGCTTCAAGCGGGGGGTGATTCAGGTGCTGTTTGCCTGCGCCGTGGCCGGGCTGGCTGTTCATCTGCTGCGGGCTTGA